A single window of Archangium gephyra DNA harbors:
- a CDS encoding glutathione peroxidase, which translates to MSNRLLPLTAAVLLLGTAAVSAERAMSFHDLQSKRLNGQPANLSEYKGKVVLVVNTASECGYTPQYAGLEKLWGEYKTKGVVVLGIPSNDFGGQEPGTSEQIAKFCELRYKVTFPMLEKVKTKGEGQSPIYEFLARKHGEPKWNFHKYVVGKDGQVLAAFPSSVTPDSKELKGALDKALAQ; encoded by the coding sequence ATGTCCAACCGACTCCTTCCCCTCACCGCGGCCGTGCTCCTGCTGGGCACCGCCGCCGTCTCCGCCGAGCGTGCCATGTCCTTCCATGACCTGCAGTCCAAGCGTCTCAACGGCCAGCCCGCCAACCTCTCCGAGTACAAGGGCAAGGTGGTGCTCGTGGTGAACACCGCGTCCGAGTGCGGCTACACCCCCCAGTACGCGGGCCTCGAGAAGCTCTGGGGCGAGTACAAGACCAAGGGCGTGGTGGTGCTCGGCATCCCCTCCAATGACTTCGGCGGCCAGGAGCCCGGCACCTCCGAGCAGATCGCCAAGTTCTGCGAGCTCCGCTACAAGGTCACCTTCCCCATGCTCGAGAAGGTGAAGACCAAGGGCGAGGGCCAGTCTCCCATCTACGAGTTCCTCGCGCGCAAGCACGGCGAGCCCAAGTGGAACTTCCACAAGTACGTGGTGGGCAAGGACGGCCAGGTGCTCGCCGCCTTCCCCAGCTCCGTGACGCCGGACAGCAAGGAGCTCAAGGGCGCCCTCGACAAGGCCCTCGCCCAGTAG
- a CDS encoding DUF3396 domain-containing protein — translation MSGHPPRIRIYHPAGHIILRDSLGLCFYIRHPHQEIVRGVLQSLETYLNEVGPGALGTYVEHSGYTQLLDDAGWKEIRRELLEDEWPMISLRDDDSNLENQYGFDYLGKPLGTPAPALDGEPHASCMVGFWLPTEYLEEHGPNRLRELALKLAAPLPFYFGQVGLSFNGQLSLAGVMREVRARCFRYPGLDIPKPSWHSWKLGFRVRGPSWLTVLGQPILGELGGASALRSRLSSPGTTVQELEGERAVVTLGTWPEAGDTEQGQTLPAYRELARVLEPWLYHEEHVRDPDFEDKRRWERRFLD, via the coding sequence ATGAGCGGGCACCCTCCACGCATCCGCATCTACCATCCAGCTGGACATATCATCCTCCGCGATAGCCTGGGCCTCTGTTTCTACATCCGCCACCCCCACCAGGAGATCGTGCGGGGAGTGCTTCAGTCGTTGGAAACCTACTTGAATGAGGTAGGGCCAGGGGCGCTCGGCACATACGTGGAGCACAGCGGATACACGCAGTTGCTCGATGACGCTGGGTGGAAGGAGATCCGGCGTGAGTTGCTCGAGGACGAATGGCCCATGATCTCGCTGCGCGACGATGACTCCAACCTCGAGAACCAGTACGGTTTCGACTATCTTGGCAAACCGCTCGGCACCCCCGCCCCCGCGTTGGACGGAGAACCACATGCGTCATGCATGGTGGGCTTCTGGCTTCCCACCGAGTACCTTGAGGAGCACGGTCCAAACCGGCTGCGTGAGCTGGCACTGAAGCTGGCAGCCCCTCTCCCCTTCTACTTCGGACAGGTGGGCCTCTCATTCAACGGTCAGTTGAGCCTGGCCGGCGTCATGCGGGAAGTCCGCGCGCGGTGCTTCCGCTACCCAGGCCTGGACATCCCCAAACCGAGCTGGCATTCGTGGAAACTCGGCTTCCGGGTACGTGGCCCCTCCTGGCTCACAGTCCTGGGCCAGCCCATCCTGGGCGAGCTGGGCGGCGCGTCGGCTCTGCGCTCGCGCCTGTCCTCACCGGGCACCACCGTCCAGGAGCTGGAAGGGGAGCGCGCCGTCGTCACCCTCGGCACCTGGCCCGAAGCGGGAGACACCGAGCAGGGCCAGACGCTCCCCGCCTACCGGGAGTTGGCGCGCGTCCTGGAGCCCTGGCTCTACCATGAGGAGCACGTTCGGGATCCCGACTTCGAGGACAAGCGCCGCTGGGAGCGCCGCTTCCTTGATTAG
- a CDS encoding VIT domain-containing protein, whose protein sequence is MRAALVALFVCLLSVPASAQEQDSGETPCPASASPLSSGAITQGTLVAKLRRHASAQGCPESQPQRFSLKHTEVDAEVSGFLASVTVTQVFENPYAEPLEALYVFPLPEKAAVDAMELVIGQRVIRGVIQTREQARDTYERARAEGKTAALLDQERPNLFTQSVANILPGEELRVRIHYVERLVYEDGKYSFNFPMTVGPRYIGGESLAFRQGEGTAPDTTTVPDASRITPPVLPPEVRSGRDIRLHVRLDAGVPVHELRSTSHRVTATREGPSRARVELAAEDRIPNKTFTLEYRVADALIRPAVLVHREPGADEGYFLVLLNPQLAPKQEEVVPRELYLVLDTSCSQSGQPIEKSKAITAEVLRHLHPEDTFQVLNFDTQVTKFAPAAVPASPENVARALPYVANFWGGGGTDVRIAAQEAMVPANDPARLRMVLFMTDGFIGNDHQVLGTLQSHLREETRVFSVGVGNDVNRYLVAKMGEVGRGASTFVNLKRPEDEVAREFESRIRGPVLTSVRVGTDGLPVSDVYPRTLPDLFSGQPLFLIGKFHGTGQGLLRITGRVRGQERHFEVPLTLPESAPEHASLRSLWARQRIEELTVENYRGEKPEVVQAITATALQYGLMSKYTSFVAVEEVARTQPGGATVRELVPVELPEGTSYAAVTGELSREEIPPGDPIISVVAPRNARRVTAYFPFGLVKPLTFDTVSGYWRGRFLVPLWVEDGYYDVLVSVEMPDGTVRRREVRYRLDSKGNDIEVTLSSRLVAPGQTLKLEVDAVEATKEVSVYGELFGDAQHLLETRDGLRFTRELGVPAGTEPGEYELVLVARDAAGNRFERREKVRVALTVEE, encoded by the coding sequence ATGCGAGCCGCACTCGTCGCGCTCTTCGTTTGTCTTCTGTCCGTCCCCGCCTCCGCCCAGGAGCAGGACTCCGGTGAGACGCCCTGCCCCGCTTCCGCCTCGCCCCTGAGCTCCGGGGCCATCACCCAGGGCACGCTGGTGGCGAAGCTCCGCCGCCACGCCTCCGCCCAGGGCTGCCCCGAGTCCCAGCCCCAGCGCTTCAGCCTGAAGCACACGGAAGTCGACGCCGAGGTGAGTGGCTTCCTCGCCAGCGTCACCGTCACCCAGGTCTTCGAGAATCCCTACGCCGAGCCGCTCGAGGCCCTCTACGTCTTCCCGCTGCCGGAGAAGGCCGCCGTGGACGCCATGGAGCTCGTCATCGGCCAGCGCGTCATCCGCGGCGTCATCCAGACGCGCGAGCAGGCGCGTGACACCTACGAGCGCGCCCGCGCCGAGGGCAAGACGGCCGCGCTGCTCGATCAGGAACGCCCCAACCTCTTCACCCAGTCGGTGGCCAACATCCTCCCGGGCGAGGAGCTCCGCGTGCGCATCCACTATGTGGAGCGGCTCGTCTACGAGGACGGCAAGTACAGCTTCAACTTCCCCATGACGGTGGGCCCGCGCTACATCGGCGGCGAGTCCCTGGCCTTCCGCCAGGGCGAGGGCACCGCGCCGGACACCACCACCGTCCCCGACGCGAGCCGCATCACCCCGCCGGTGCTGCCTCCCGAGGTGCGCAGTGGCCGCGACATCCGCCTCCACGTGCGCCTGGACGCGGGGGTGCCCGTCCACGAGCTGCGCTCCACGTCGCACCGCGTGACGGCGACGCGCGAGGGCCCGAGCCGCGCCCGCGTGGAGCTGGCCGCGGAGGACCGCATCCCCAACAAGACCTTCACCCTGGAGTACCGCGTGGCCGACGCGCTCATCCGCCCGGCCGTGCTGGTGCACCGCGAGCCCGGCGCCGACGAGGGCTACTTCCTCGTGCTGCTCAACCCGCAGCTGGCGCCCAAGCAGGAGGAGGTGGTGCCGCGCGAGCTGTACCTGGTGCTCGACACCTCGTGCTCGCAGTCCGGCCAGCCCATCGAGAAGTCCAAGGCCATCACCGCCGAGGTGCTGCGCCACCTGCACCCCGAGGACACCTTCCAGGTGCTCAACTTCGACACGCAGGTGACGAAGTTCGCTCCCGCCGCGGTGCCGGCCTCGCCGGAGAACGTGGCGCGCGCCCTGCCCTACGTGGCCAACTTCTGGGGCGGTGGCGGCACGGACGTGCGCATCGCGGCCCAGGAGGCCATGGTGCCCGCCAACGACCCGGCCCGCCTGCGCATGGTGCTGTTCATGACGGACGGCTTCATCGGCAACGACCACCAGGTGCTCGGCACCCTCCAGTCCCACCTGCGCGAGGAGACGCGTGTCTTCAGCGTGGGCGTGGGCAATGACGTCAACCGCTACCTCGTCGCGAAGATGGGCGAGGTGGGGCGCGGCGCCTCCACCTTCGTCAACCTGAAGCGTCCCGAGGACGAGGTGGCCCGTGAGTTCGAGTCGCGCATCCGCGGCCCGGTGCTGACGTCGGTGCGCGTGGGCACGGACGGGCTGCCGGTGTCGGACGTCTACCCGCGGACCCTGCCGGATCTCTTCAGCGGCCAGCCGCTGTTCCTCATCGGCAAGTTCCACGGCACGGGCCAGGGCCTGCTGCGCATCACCGGCCGCGTGCGTGGGCAGGAGCGCCACTTCGAGGTGCCGCTCACCCTCCCCGAGTCCGCGCCGGAGCACGCGTCCCTGCGCAGCCTCTGGGCGCGCCAGCGAATTGAGGAGCTGACGGTGGAGAACTACCGCGGCGAGAAGCCCGAGGTCGTCCAGGCCATCACCGCCACGGCGCTCCAGTACGGGCTGATGAGCAAGTACACCTCCTTCGTCGCGGTGGAGGAGGTGGCGCGCACGCAGCCCGGCGGTGCCACGGTGCGCGAGCTGGTGCCGGTGGAGCTGCCCGAGGGCACCTCGTACGCGGCCGTCACCGGGGAGCTGAGCCGCGAGGAGATTCCGCCGGGAGACCCCATCATCTCCGTGGTGGCGCCGAGGAACGCGCGCCGGGTGACGGCCTACTTCCCCTTCGGGCTGGTGAAGCCGCTCACCTTCGACACGGTGTCGGGTTACTGGCGGGGCCGCTTCCTGGTGCCGCTCTGGGTGGAGGACGGCTACTACGACGTGCTGGTGTCCGTGGAGATGCCGGACGGCACGGTGCGCCGGCGCGAGGTGCGCTACCGGCTGGACTCCAAGGGCAACGACATCGAGGTGACGCTGTCCTCGCGGCTGGTGGCGCCCGGCCAGACGCTGAAGCTGGAGGTGGACGCGGTGGAGGCCACCAAGGAGGTGAGCGTCTACGGCGAGCTCTTCGGTGACGCGCAGCACCTGCTGGAGACGCGCGACGGCCTGCGCTTCACCCGCGAGCTGGGGGTGCCCGCTGGCACGGAGCCCGGGGAGTACGAGCTGGTGCTCGTGGCCCGGGACGCGGCGGGCAACCGCTTCGAGCGCCGCGAGAAGGTCCGCGTCGCCCTCACCGTCGAGGAGTAA